From Alteromonas australica, one genomic window encodes:
- a CDS encoding class I SAM-dependent methyltransferase: MLSRLPLWVASSPQQDSFSADEKRAAAISDAWGFPIVDRAVKPTDGFYLQVCNDVLGLVDASEKKTLPVDVDFASPASLYRKQHGGGRKEPIVKAIGLKGDAPWHVIDATPGLGRDAFVLVSVGCTVTMIERSPVVAALLEDGIRRLAQRYPELAQRMVLRHGNSAEVMQYFSGEDVNAIYLDPMFPHKKKSALVKKEMRLFQQLLGHDPDADALLAPARQLATHRVVVKRPNSAEVLAGEKPSMAIESKKHRFDVYLCQKP; the protein is encoded by the coding sequence ATGCTTAGCCGTTTGCCACTTTGGGTAGCGAGTTCGCCACAGCAAGATAGCTTCAGTGCCGATGAGAAACGAGCCGCTGCTATTAGTGATGCTTGGGGTTTCCCCATCGTAGATCGCGCGGTTAAGCCAACGGACGGATTCTATTTGCAAGTGTGCAATGATGTTTTAGGTTTGGTTGATGCCAGTGAAAAGAAAACTCTGCCTGTCGACGTCGATTTTGCTTCTCCGGCCAGCCTTTACCGAAAGCAACACGGTGGCGGAAGAAAAGAGCCCATTGTTAAAGCCATTGGGCTGAAAGGGGATGCGCCTTGGCATGTCATTGATGCCACACCAGGGTTAGGGCGGGACGCATTCGTATTGGTTAGCGTTGGTTGTACGGTGACTATGATAGAGCGTTCGCCGGTGGTTGCTGCACTTTTAGAAGACGGAATTCGCCGGTTAGCTCAGCGTTATCCAGAACTAGCCCAAAGAATGGTGCTGCGGCATGGAAATAGTGCCGAGGTGATGCAATACTTCAGTGGTGAGGATGTTAACGCTATTTATTTAGACCCCATGTTCCCACATAAGAAAAAGTCAGCCTTGGTGAAAAAGGAGATGCGGCTATTTCAGCAATTGCTTGGGCACGACCCAGATGCTGATGCGCTGCTCGCCCCTGCGCGTCAGCTTGCAACGCATAGAGTGGTGGTAAAACGCCCTAACAGTGCTGAAGTATTGGCTGGAGAAAAACCATCAATGGCAATAGAAAGTAAAAAACATAGATTTGATGTGTATTTGTGTCAAAAACCCTAG
- a CDS encoding ABC transporter permease codes for MTNWPKSYPLALLIALMALLPVGVLFSLAQDSAQFFDTHNLRVLGNTLALMTLTIIGSVLIGVPLALFTAYVQMPFKRFWLIVLAAPLALPSYIGAFAMYFSFGRGGEIENVLGVSTPPISGLWGSALVMSLYTYPFVMMTTRSSLLSLDASLVNAARTLGLSLGASLWRVVLPRVVNSIAAGALLAALYALSDFGTPAIMGLDTFTRVIFVEYNAFGLSQAAMLSLQLMVIVGLILFIESRISGATERPGRHLSLFPAPWQRNLMLLATMPIVFMSIVLPLAIFTLWLVREGTGGFEFSYAWNSAHASFIAAIVAVLLAIPVAHAAIAGKAGRLMERITYFGFGVPGIVMGTALVYVGLQLPAFYQTLSLLVMAYVLRFIPLAVGSVRTTAENIDSGLVKAARVLGASPREAFIRITLPLTLRGMIAGAALVFLEAMRELPATLMLGPTGFETLATYMWRVYEAGYFGRAAVPGLLLVLLSGVGLILMLSGERKAQFTVTEDKGS; via the coding sequence GTGACAAACTGGCCAAAGTCGTACCCCCTGGCACTATTGATAGCGCTGATGGCTTTATTGCCCGTCGGCGTTTTGTTTTCTTTAGCCCAAGACAGTGCGCAATTTTTCGATACCCATAATTTGCGGGTTTTAGGTAACACCCTTGCCTTAATGACGTTAACCATAATAGGTTCGGTACTTATTGGTGTTCCCCTAGCGTTATTCACCGCTTATGTACAAATGCCGTTTAAGCGATTCTGGCTGATTGTTTTAGCCGCGCCTCTTGCGCTACCTAGTTACATTGGTGCCTTCGCCATGTATTTTTCGTTTGGTCGCGGGGGAGAAATTGAAAATGTTTTGGGTGTGAGCACGCCTCCTATTAGCGGGTTATGGGGCTCGGCACTGGTGATGAGCCTTTATACCTACCCCTTTGTTATGATGACCACACGCTCAAGCCTACTCAGCTTAGATGCAAGCTTGGTGAATGCCGCGCGAACCTTAGGGTTATCGTTAGGCGCCAGTTTATGGCGGGTGGTATTACCGAGAGTGGTCAATAGTATTGCCGCTGGCGCTTTATTAGCGGCTTTGTATGCGTTATCTGATTTTGGTACGCCGGCCATTATGGGGTTAGACACCTTTACCCGGGTTATCTTTGTGGAATACAACGCCTTTGGCTTAAGCCAAGCGGCCATGTTAAGTCTGCAGCTTATGGTTATTGTTGGGCTAATACTCTTTATTGAAAGCCGTATCAGTGGCGCCACAGAGCGCCCAGGTAGACATTTATCTCTCTTTCCGGCGCCTTGGCAACGTAATCTGATGTTGCTTGCAACCATGCCCATTGTATTCATGAGTATTGTCCTGCCATTGGCAATATTTACGCTTTGGTTGGTACGGGAAGGTACGGGTGGCTTCGAGTTCAGTTATGCTTGGAATTCCGCCCATGCGTCTTTTATTGCCGCTATTGTGGCTGTGCTATTAGCCATTCCAGTTGCTCACGCTGCTATTGCAGGCAAAGCGGGGCGTTTAATGGAACGAATTACCTATTTCGGCTTTGGCGTGCCCGGTATTGTGATGGGAACAGCTTTGGTTTACGTGGGTCTGCAACTCCCAGCGTTTTACCAAACCTTAAGCTTGTTGGTGATGGCTTATGTGCTGCGGTTTATTCCCTTAGCGGTAGGCAGTGTAAGAACCACCGCAGAGAATATCGATTCCGGTTTGGTGAAAGCCGCGCGGGTGCTTGGCGCATCGCCACGAGAAGCCTTTATCCGCATAACGCTACCTTTAACCCTTCGTGGTATGATTGCTGGCGCAGCGTTGGTTTTTCTAGAAGCGATGCGTGAATTACCGGCCACATTAATGTTGGGGCCAACAGGGTTTGAAACTCTTGCTACCTATATGTGGCGAGTATACGAAGCTGGCTACTTCGGCCGCGCTGCGGTGCCGGGTTTACTACTTGTCTTGTTATCTGGCGTGGGGTTAATACTCATGCTGTCGGGCGAACGCAAAGCCCAATTTACTGTTACTGAGGATAAAGGGTCGTAA
- a CDS encoding peroxiredoxin, translating into MIQVGSTLPEVDFGLLVNGEMTNPGTNELFSDKRVVMFAVPGAFTPTCSQAHLPGFVALADKIKAKGIDSIICLSVNDAFVMDAWGKANNADEIIMLADGNGHFTKQIGLDMNTSNFGGLRSLRYSMLVEDGEVKKLNLEDPGRFEVSDAQSMLDSL; encoded by the coding sequence ATGATACAAGTTGGTAGCACCTTGCCCGAGGTGGATTTCGGTCTTTTAGTCAACGGAGAAATGACGAACCCAGGTACGAATGAACTTTTCTCGGACAAACGAGTGGTAATGTTTGCAGTGCCTGGCGCGTTTACGCCAACCTGCTCTCAGGCACATTTGCCAGGTTTTGTGGCGTTAGCCGACAAAATCAAAGCTAAGGGTATCGACAGCATTATTTGTTTGTCGGTAAACGATGCGTTTGTTATGGACGCATGGGGCAAAGCAAATAATGCTGACGAAATTATCATGCTGGCAGATGGCAACGGCCATTTCACCAAGCAAATTGGCCTAGATATGAACACCAGTAACTTTGGTGGTTTACGTTCACTACGCTATTCCATGCTGGTAGAAGATGGTGAGGTGAAAAAGCTTAATCTTGAAGATCCTGGTCGCTTTGAAGTGAGCGACGCGCAAAGCATGTTAGATAGCTTATAA
- a CDS encoding RidA family protein, which yields MSKSIIQTDQAPAAIGTYSQAVKAGTTVYLSGQIPLASATMEMVSEDFAEQAVQVFENLKAVCEAAGGTTNDLVKVNIFLIDLGHFATVNEIMSRYFNKPYPARAAVQVSALPKGAQIEIDGVMELPE from the coding sequence ATGTCTAAGTCTATTATTCAGACCGATCAGGCACCTGCTGCTATTGGTACTTACAGCCAAGCAGTGAAAGCCGGTACCACTGTGTATTTATCAGGCCAGATCCCATTGGCGTCCGCCACAATGGAAATGGTGTCTGAAGATTTCGCAGAACAAGCCGTACAGGTATTTGAAAACCTAAAGGCCGTTTGTGAGGCCGCAGGTGGTACAACGAACGATTTGGTCAAGGTTAACATTTTCCTTATCGATCTTGGCCACTTTGCCACGGTTAATGAAATCATGAGCCGCTATTTCAACAAGCCTTACCCAGCACGGGCAGCGGTACAAGTTTCCGCATTGCCAAAAGGCGCGCAAATAGAAATTGACGGTGTGATGGAATTGCCGGAGTAA
- the recG gene encoding ATP-dependent DNA helicase RecG, whose translation MQPLATTPITALKGVGAKVAEKLNKIGLFTLQDILFHLPLRYEDRTRIYSVAECRPFTHVSVQGEVKSADIQYGKKRMLVVKLSDGTGTITLRFFHFGAVQRTMMSPGNTVRCFGEVRTGKWGIEMMHPEFKLVDEDAPLAEESLTPVYPTTEGVKQLTLRNLTEQALALLDKGALADLLPEGMYDNQISLNEALHTVHRPPPDVDVHEMEEGLHPAQYRLILEELLSHHLSVLKVRKLSDAQPGIAISVNQGLIDKLLAQLPFSPTGAQQRVVADIQQDMRHARPMMRLVQGDVGSGKTLVAALAALSAIGGGYQVALMAPTELLAEQHANNFREWLTPLGIEVGWLAGKLKGKARAEVLARLEAGDIQMLVGTHAIFQESVNYQQLALVIVDEQHRFGVHQRLALRDKGEQQGRYPHQLIMTATPIPRTLAMTAYADLDTSIIDELPPGRTPVQTVVLPDTRRADVIERVRQACKDHGRQAYWVCTLIDESEVLECQAAEDAAVTLRTALPDLNVGLVHGRLKPAEKAQVMADFKEGKLDLLVATTVIEVGVDVPNASIMIIENPERLGLAQLHQLRGRVGRGAVESQCVLMYQSPLSKTATQRLGVLRESSDGFYIAQRDLEIRGPGEFMGTRQTGMAELKIADLVRDAALIPKVQEIAYTLWEQYPSHAQAIINRWIGHKEQYGHA comes from the coding sequence ATGCAACCATTGGCCACGACACCGATTACTGCCCTCAAAGGGGTAGGTGCAAAAGTGGCAGAAAAGCTAAACAAAATTGGTTTGTTTACATTGCAAGATATCTTGTTTCACCTTCCTTTACGCTATGAAGACAGAACCCGAATATACAGCGTGGCGGAATGCAGGCCCTTTACCCACGTGAGTGTTCAAGGTGAAGTGAAAAGTGCAGATATTCAATACGGCAAAAAGCGTATGCTGGTGGTTAAACTGAGTGATGGCACAGGCACCATTACTTTACGCTTTTTTCACTTTGGCGCTGTACAGCGTACAATGATGTCTCCGGGTAATACAGTGCGCTGTTTTGGCGAAGTGCGTACCGGTAAGTGGGGCATTGAAATGATGCACCCTGAATTCAAGCTGGTCGATGAAGATGCCCCTTTGGCAGAAGAGTCACTCACGCCGGTTTACCCTACCACCGAAGGGGTAAAGCAACTTACGCTACGTAATTTAACCGAACAAGCCTTAGCGTTATTAGACAAAGGCGCATTGGCTGACTTACTGCCAGAAGGCATGTACGACAACCAAATTTCCCTGAACGAAGCGCTGCATACGGTACATCGGCCGCCTCCCGATGTCGACGTTCACGAAATGGAAGAGGGCTTGCACCCCGCCCAATATCGACTGATTTTGGAAGAGCTTTTATCTCATCATTTAAGCGTATTGAAAGTGCGTAAGCTGTCTGATGCTCAGCCAGGTATTGCTATTTCGGTGAACCAAGGGCTTATTGATAAACTGCTTGCACAACTTCCATTCTCGCCCACGGGCGCACAACAACGCGTGGTGGCGGATATTCAACAAGATATGCGCCATGCTCGGCCAATGATGCGCTTAGTTCAAGGCGATGTGGGGTCGGGTAAAACACTGGTGGCTGCCCTTGCGGCGTTATCGGCTATTGGCGGCGGCTATCAGGTGGCATTGATGGCACCCACTGAATTATTAGCCGAGCAACACGCGAACAATTTTCGAGAATGGTTAACACCCTTAGGTATTGAAGTGGGGTGGCTTGCTGGCAAGCTAAAAGGGAAAGCGCGGGCCGAAGTATTGGCGCGTTTAGAAGCGGGTGATATCCAAATGCTGGTGGGAACCCACGCCATTTTTCAGGAAAGCGTGAATTATCAACAGTTGGCTTTGGTCATTGTTGATGAGCAGCACCGTTTTGGCGTTCATCAACGCCTAGCATTGCGAGATAAAGGGGAGCAGCAAGGGCGTTACCCACATCAGCTTATTATGACGGCAACGCCAATTCCCCGAACGCTCGCCATGACGGCATACGCCGATTTAGACACCTCAATTATAGATGAACTGCCGCCGGGCAGAACGCCAGTGCAAACCGTGGTATTACCGGACACCCGTCGAGCTGATGTTATTGAACGGGTGCGTCAGGCGTGCAAAGACCATGGTCGGCAAGCCTACTGGGTATGTACCCTTATAGACGAGTCGGAAGTGTTGGAATGCCAAGCCGCGGAAGATGCTGCGGTCACCTTGCGTACCGCACTACCAGACTTAAACGTAGGCTTAGTACATGGCCGTTTAAAGCCCGCTGAAAAAGCGCAGGTTATGGCTGATTTTAAAGAAGGGAAGCTCGACTTACTGGTGGCCACTACCGTGATTGAAGTAGGGGTAGATGTTCCCAATGCCAGTATTATGATTATAGAAAACCCTGAGCGACTGGGCCTTGCGCAACTGCACCAGCTTCGAGGCCGGGTAGGGAGAGGTGCGGTAGAAAGCCAATGTGTGCTTATGTACCAAAGCCCGCTATCGAAAACAGCCACACAGCGTTTAGGGGTGCTAAGAGAATCGAGTGATGGCTTTTATATTGCCCAGCGCGATTTAGAGATACGTGGGCCTGGTGAGTTTATGGGCACCCGCCAAACCGGCATGGCAGAGCTGAAAATTGCAGATTTAGTACGAGATGCTGCCCTGATACCGAAAGTGCAAGAGATTGCCTATACCCTTTGGGAGCAATACCCCTCTCATGCACAAGCGATTATAAACCGTTGGATAGGGCATAAGGAGCAATATGGTCATGCTTAG
- the trmH gene encoding tRNA (guanosine(18)-2'-O)-methyltransferase TrmH: MSPERYQRIRQVLDKRQTDLTVCLENVHKPHNVSAVVRTCDAVGIHRVHTVWEEKYQFRRGTAMGSQQWVRQTNHENIGDAMGALKGQGMQVLVTHLSDTAVDFRDVDYTKPTAILFGQEKYGATDEAIALADQDIVIPMMGMVQSLNVSVAAALVLYEAQRQRTIAGMYNEQHLPEAECQALAFENGYPRLFKLCQRKGLPFPPINALGEVDANDSWWKEMQITPLEAKALSQQEG; this comes from the coding sequence ATGTCACCAGAGCGTTACCAGCGCATAAGACAAGTGCTGGATAAAAGGCAAACCGATTTAACGGTTTGCCTAGAAAATGTGCATAAACCTCATAATGTGTCAGCCGTGGTTCGCACCTGCGATGCCGTTGGTATTCACCGCGTGCATACGGTATGGGAAGAGAAGTATCAGTTTAGACGTGGTACTGCCATGGGTAGCCAACAATGGGTACGCCAAACTAATCACGAGAACATCGGTGATGCCATGGGCGCGCTGAAAGGCCAAGGCATGCAGGTATTGGTAACACATTTGTCGGACACCGCAGTAGATTTCCGTGATGTAGACTATACCAAACCCACCGCCATTTTGTTTGGCCAAGAAAAATACGGCGCCACTGACGAAGCCATAGCCTTGGCAGATCAGGACATTGTTATTCCTATGATGGGCATGGTGCAGTCGTTGAATGTATCTGTGGCCGCTGCGTTGGTGCTTTATGAAGCGCAACGACAACGTACCATTGCGGGTATGTATAATGAACAACATCTGCCAGAAGCAGAATGTCAGGCTTTGGCTTTTGAAAACGGCTACCCCCGCTTATTCAAGCTTTGCCAACGCAAAGGGCTACCGTTTCCACCTATTAATGCGTTAGGGGAAGTTGACGCTAACGATAGTTGGTGGAAAGAAATGCAAATCACCCCATTAGAAGCGAAAGCCCTTAGCCAGCAAGAAGGGTAG
- a CDS encoding extracellular solute-binding protein, translating into MQRRTFLQGLAAATALGSLPLGVANALSPMASVSVESLPKLEGDLTLYLGRGEGGLYENVLQAIEKRNPKLNLKIRRGGSAALANTIVAEKKAGVKRADLFWAVDTGSIGMVTDAGAAKPLPTDLTTQLKEGFQYPSWSPVTGRVRTLPYNTQRVSPEQIPDSVMALADSDLKLGWAPAYSSFQSFVTAMRLLEGEKATRAWLKGVNRNAKKYAGELGVVMGVERGEVDVGFANHYYTLRLKSGKPDANVALAYTKNDAGCLVNASGIVALSDGDLPVNFIRYLLTHEVQSYLAREAYEIPLVQDVAQPEGLESLSTLTPPAMDLRNLADLRPTLNLMRDVGVL; encoded by the coding sequence ATGCAACGAAGAACATTCTTACAAGGGTTAGCCGCCGCCACAGCGTTAGGGAGTTTACCTCTTGGAGTCGCAAACGCCCTAAGCCCCATGGCCAGTGTGTCAGTGGAGTCACTACCTAAACTAGAGGGTGATTTAACCCTGTATTTAGGTCGAGGCGAGGGTGGTTTATACGAGAATGTTCTTCAAGCCATAGAAAAGCGTAACCCTAAGCTTAATCTTAAAATTCGCCGCGGTGGCTCTGCTGCCTTAGCGAATACCATAGTGGCGGAAAAGAAAGCGGGCGTGAAGCGAGCTGATCTTTTCTGGGCTGTGGATACGGGGTCAATTGGTATGGTGACGGATGCGGGGGCAGCTAAACCCTTGCCAACCGATTTAACCACACAGTTAAAAGAAGGGTTTCAATACCCGAGTTGGTCACCTGTTACTGGGCGTGTTCGTACCTTGCCTTATAACACACAACGTGTGTCACCCGAGCAAATTCCAGACAGCGTGATGGCGTTAGCTGACAGCGACCTCAAACTAGGTTGGGCGCCAGCGTACTCTTCGTTTCAGTCATTTGTTACCGCTATGCGTCTGCTTGAGGGCGAAAAAGCCACCCGAGCTTGGCTAAAAGGCGTAAATCGCAACGCCAAAAAATATGCCGGCGAACTCGGTGTCGTTATGGGCGTTGAACGGGGGGAAGTTGATGTCGGGTTTGCGAATCACTACTACACACTGCGCTTAAAATCCGGTAAACCTGATGCGAATGTTGCCTTGGCTTATACCAAAAATGATGCGGGCTGTTTAGTGAACGCATCAGGCATAGTGGCACTGAGTGACGGTGATTTACCGGTCAACTTTATTCGCTACCTGCTCACTCATGAAGTGCAAAGCTATCTTGCTCGGGAAGCTTATGAAATTCCTTTGGTTCAAGATGTAGCGCAGCCAGAAGGTTTAGAGAGTTTAAGTACATTGACACCTCCTGCAATGGACTTACGTAACCTTGCTGATTTACGTCCCACCCTTAACTTGATGAGGGATGTTGGCGTACTGTGA
- a CDS encoding ABC transporter ATP-binding protein, with amino-acid sequence MLRVSDLSVNYGDTRVVDKLNLALGQDEILMLVGPTGCGKTTILQALAGLIPISEGEISLGNWASTPKKPIPPEKRNVGMVFQDFALFPHLTVQQNVCFRLKDTQLADHWLSLLGLENFRDAKPARLSGGQKQRVALARTLAHEPAFVLLDEPLSNLDAALKDSLRWEIRDALKKADVPAIWVTHDQEEALSVGDRVGILNKGVLEQLDTPEACYSTPASRFVARFMGEASFLQASYDNNSASNPNNTVITDIGNVPGTPLHHAHGDVDLLVRPDDLSLNGAHPSPNGTVEWVRYEGESRLYAVTLDNGSHLKVRVSHENAIKPGERAHVQLVTTHPLAVFPK; translated from the coding sequence ATGCTACGTGTAAGTGATTTATCAGTGAATTATGGGGATACCCGTGTTGTCGACAAGTTAAACTTAGCGCTTGGGCAAGATGAAATCCTTATGCTGGTAGGCCCAACAGGTTGTGGCAAAACCACCATACTGCAAGCGCTGGCAGGGCTTATTCCTATCTCTGAAGGAGAAATAAGCTTAGGCAATTGGGCAAGTACACCTAAAAAGCCGATTCCCCCTGAAAAGCGTAATGTGGGCATGGTATTTCAAGACTTCGCGCTATTTCCTCATTTAACCGTGCAACAAAATGTATGTTTTCGTTTAAAAGACACACAACTTGCTGATCATTGGCTCAGCCTTTTGGGGCTAGAGAATTTTCGCGATGCCAAACCCGCTCGCTTATCTGGCGGCCAAAAGCAACGCGTCGCTCTGGCGCGTACCTTAGCCCATGAGCCCGCGTTTGTGTTGTTAGACGAGCCACTTTCAAACCTAGACGCAGCCTTAAAAGACAGCTTGCGCTGGGAAATTCGCGACGCCCTTAAAAAAGCCGATGTGCCTGCTATTTGGGTGACTCACGACCAAGAAGAAGCCCTTAGCGTAGGCGATAGAGTAGGCATATTAAATAAAGGTGTTTTAGAGCAGCTAGATACACCAGAAGCCTGTTATTCCACGCCGGCAAGCCGCTTTGTGGCCCGCTTTATGGGCGAGGCTAGCTTTTTACAGGCAAGCTACGACAATAACAGTGCATCAAACCCAAATAACACAGTGATAACGGACATAGGTAACGTGCCAGGTACGCCGTTACACCATGCCCATGGCGATGTAGATTTACTGGTTAGACCCGATGATTTAAGCCTAAACGGCGCGCATCCCTCTCCCAATGGGACGGTGGAATGGGTACGTTACGAAGGGGAAAGCCGCTTGTACGCAGTAACGCTAGATAATGGTAGCCACCTTAAAGTGAGGGTTAGCCATGAAAACGCGATTAAGCCGGGAGAGCGTGCCCATGTGCAGCTTGTGACTACCCATCCTTTGGCTGTATTTCCGAAATAG